One genomic window of Streptomyces sp. NBC_01276 includes the following:
- a CDS encoding M28 family peptidase, whose translation MALTASLAGALSGTASAAQRERTGPADRETPAARAVAAADRAVASGLDTLVNSAQERYERRLVTPWLKDLYSVAYERSYRGLPVVGGDAVVLADGAGKVRALQSASSVRIDVATGPAVAAKDAESTARGRLVTVDRTENSRLVVRLKDDKPVLAWETVLTGRTRTAPSRLHVFVDARTGSVVDSYDDVVAGTGNSKWNGPGPVTIDTTGSSGTYTLRDPNRAGLSCADYGSGSVFSKSSDAWGTGNPTSRETGCVDLMFAAQKQWDMLGQWLGRNGVSGNGRSFPGKVGLGDLNAYWDGSSVTIGHNSANEWIAGVDVVAHEYGHAIDSNTPGGTSGQEAGLGEGTGDIFGALTEAYVNEPSPYDTPDYTVGEVINLQGRGPIRNMYDPPAVNNDPACYSSAIPGTEVHAAAGPLNHWFYLLAEGTNPGGGKPASSTCNQSTLTGVGIQNAGKIFYGGMLLKTSGMSYKKYRTATLGSAKSLDTTCTLFTRTKAAWDAISVPAQAGDPTCTPSGQNGDFTLTLDPSSGTVRQGASVTTRVNTATSTGGAQQVTLSASGLPAGVNASFDPATVQSGQSSVLTLTATANAAPGASTVVVKGQGTGTSHTVDYVLNVGGTTPGTDPPDIDVAAVRAHLAQLGTIASQNGGNRRAGSGGHTQSLAYIKGKLTAAGYTVTEQNCTSCTYPSANLIADWPGGPDDQTLVFGAHLDSVSAGPGINDNGSGSATLLENALVLAQKNPAMTKHVRFAWWTDEEQGLNGSKSYVNQLGSAQRAAIKGYYNFDMVGSPNGGYFINNVNSTTAAPLKAYWTSLGLAPEENTEGQGRSDDYSFQQAGIPTSGYAAGASARKTAAQATKWGGTANAAYDSCYHSACDTTGNISATVLDRSADGVAYTVWKQAVGGQTPAQDFSLATSPAAGSAAPGGSATTTVGTTTVSGAAQTVALTVSGAPAGVSATLSPSSVQSGDSSTLSVQVASNTTPGTYTLTVTGSGTATHTTTYTLTVSGGGGTCTPAQVVTNGGFENGSSPWNATTGVITDQAGEVPHSGVSMAWLNGWGSSHTDSAAQSLTIPAGCSSYRLSFFLHIDTDETENVVYDRFTVSVGGQTLETLSNVDANTGYAEKSYDLSRFAGQTVTLQFLGTEDQSLQTSYVVDDVTLRVG comes from the coding sequence ATGGCGCTGACCGCGAGCCTCGCCGGAGCCCTCAGCGGGACGGCCTCGGCCGCCCAGCGGGAACGGACCGGACCGGCCGACCGGGAAACCCCCGCCGCGCGCGCGGTCGCCGCCGCCGACCGGGCCGTGGCCAGCGGCCTGGACACCCTGGTCAACTCCGCCCAGGAACGGTACGAACGGCGCCTGGTCACGCCCTGGCTGAAGGACCTCTACTCGGTCGCCTACGAGCGCAGCTACCGCGGACTGCCGGTCGTCGGCGGCGACGCCGTCGTCCTCGCGGACGGCGCGGGCAAGGTCCGCGCCCTGCAGTCCGCCTCCTCCGTCCGCATCGACGTCGCGACCGGCCCCGCGGTCGCGGCGAAGGACGCCGAGTCCACGGCCCGCGGCAGGCTCGTCACGGTCGACAGGACCGAGAACAGCCGCCTCGTGGTCCGCCTCAAGGACGACAAGCCGGTCCTGGCCTGGGAGACCGTCCTGACCGGCCGCACCCGGACCGCACCCAGCCGGCTCCACGTCTTCGTGGACGCCCGCACCGGATCCGTCGTCGACTCCTACGACGACGTGGTCGCCGGCACCGGCAACAGCAAGTGGAACGGCCCCGGCCCGGTGACCATCGACACCACCGGCTCGAGCGGCACGTACACCCTGCGCGACCCCAACCGCGCCGGCCTCAGCTGCGCGGACTACGGCTCGGGCAGCGTCTTCTCGAAGTCCTCCGACGCCTGGGGCACCGGCAACCCCACGTCCAGGGAAACCGGCTGCGTGGACCTGATGTTCGCCGCGCAGAAGCAGTGGGACATGCTGGGCCAGTGGCTGGGCCGCAACGGCGTCAGCGGCAACGGCCGCAGCTTCCCCGGCAAGGTGGGCCTCGGCGACCTCAACGCCTACTGGGACGGCAGCTCGGTCACCATCGGCCACAACAGCGCCAACGAGTGGATCGCCGGCGTGGACGTGGTCGCCCACGAGTACGGGCACGCCATCGACAGCAACACCCCCGGTGGCACCAGCGGTCAGGAAGCCGGGCTCGGAGAGGGCACCGGCGACATCTTCGGCGCGCTGACCGAGGCGTACGTCAACGAACCGTCCCCGTACGACACCCCCGACTACACCGTCGGCGAGGTCATCAACCTCCAGGGCCGGGGACCGATCCGCAACATGTACGACCCGCCGGCCGTCAACAACGACCCGGCCTGCTACAGCTCCGCGATACCGGGCACCGAGGTGCACGCGGCCGCCGGCCCGCTCAACCACTGGTTCTACCTGCTGGCCGAGGGCACCAACCCCGGCGGCGGCAAGCCCGCCAGCAGCACCTGCAACCAGAGCACCCTCACCGGCGTCGGAATCCAGAACGCCGGCAAGATCTTCTACGGCGGCATGCTGCTCAAGACCAGCGGCATGTCGTACAAGAAGTACCGTACGGCCACGCTCGGCTCGGCGAAGTCCCTCGACACCACCTGCACCCTGTTCACCAGGACCAAGGCCGCCTGGGACGCCATCAGCGTCCCCGCCCAGGCCGGTGACCCCACCTGCACCCCGAGCGGCCAGAACGGCGACTTCACCCTGACCCTGGACCCGTCCTCGGGCACCGTCCGGCAGGGCGCCTCCGTCACCACCCGGGTGAACACCGCCACCTCCACCGGCGGCGCCCAGCAGGTCACCCTCAGCGCGAGCGGTCTCCCGGCCGGGGTGAACGCCTCCTTCGACCCGGCGACCGTGCAGTCGGGCCAGTCCTCCGTGCTGACCCTGACCGCCACCGCCAACGCCGCGCCCGGCGCCTCCACCGTCGTCGTCAAGGGCCAGGGCACCGGCACCTCCCACACCGTCGACTACGTACTGAACGTCGGCGGCACCACCCCCGGCACCGACCCGCCGGACATCGACGTCGCCGCCGTACGGGCCCACCTGGCCCAGCTGGGCACCATCGCCTCCCAGAACGGCGGCAACCGGCGCGCCGGCAGCGGCGGCCACACCCAGTCCCTGGCCTACATCAAGGGGAAGCTGACGGCCGCGGGCTACACCGTCACCGAGCAGAACTGCACCTCCTGCACCTACCCCTCCGCCAACCTCATCGCCGACTGGCCCGGCGGCCCCGACGACCAGACCCTCGTGTTCGGCGCCCACCTCGACAGCGTCTCCGCCGGCCCCGGCATCAACGACAACGGCTCGGGCTCCGCGACCCTGCTGGAGAACGCCCTCGTCCTCGCCCAGAAGAACCCGGCGATGACCAAGCACGTCCGCTTCGCCTGGTGGACGGACGAGGAACAGGGCCTCAACGGCTCCAAGTCCTACGTCAACCAGCTCGGCAGCGCCCAACGCGCCGCCATCAAGGGCTACTACAACTTCGACATGGTCGGCTCGCCCAACGGCGGCTACTTCATCAACAACGTCAACTCCACCACCGCCGCCCCGCTGAAGGCGTACTGGACCTCCCTGGGCCTGGCCCCCGAGGAGAACACCGAGGGCCAGGGCCGCAGCGACGACTACTCCTTCCAGCAGGCCGGCATCCCCACCTCCGGCTACGCGGCCGGTGCCAGCGCCCGCAAGACCGCCGCCCAGGCCACCAAGTGGGGCGGTACCGCGAACGCCGCCTACGACTCCTGCTACCACAGCGCCTGCGACACCACCGGCAACATCAGTGCCACCGTCCTCGACCGCAGCGCCGACGGCGTCGCGTACACCGTGTGGAAGCAGGCCGTCGGCGGCCAGACCCCCGCACAGGACTTCTCCCTCGCCACCAGCCCCGCGGCCGGCAGCGCGGCCCCCGGCGGCTCCGCCACCACCACCGTGGGCACCACCACCGTCAGCGGCGCGGCCCAGACCGTGGCCCTGACCGTCTCCGGTGCCCCGGCCGGCGTGAGCGCCACCCTCAGCCCGTCCTCGGTGCAGTCCGGCGACTCCTCCACCCTGTCCGTCCAGGTCGCCTCGAACACCACTCCCGGCACGTACACCCTGACCGTCACCGGATCAGGCACCGCCACCCACACCACCACCTACACGCTCACCGTCAGCGGCGGTGGCGGCACCTGCACCCCGGCCCAGGTCGTCACCAACGGCGGGTTCGAGAACGGCAGCAGCCCCTGGAACGCCACCACGGGGGTCATCACCGACCAGGCCGGCGAGGTCCCGCACTCCGGCGTCTCCATGGCGTGGCTCAACGGCTGGGGCTCCTCCCACACCGACAGCGCCGCCCAGTCCCTGACGATCCCGGCCGGCTGCTCCTCGTACCGGCTCTCGTTCTTCCTGCACATCGACACCGACGAGACCGAGAACGTGGTCTACGACCGCTTCACCGTGTCGGTCGGCGGCCAGACCCTGGAGACCCTCTCCAACGTCGACGCGAACACCGGCTACGCGGAGAAGTCGTACGACCTCTCCCGGTTCGCCGGGCAGACCGTCACCCTGCAGTTCCTCGGCACGGAGGACCAGTCGCTCCAGACCTCCTACGTCGTCGACGACGTCACCCTCCGGGTGGGCTGA
- a CDS encoding FUSC family protein, translating to MGTQTHDGGGATGAAPRTAPRRTGRPARALERLRTGTDPTAAAARRAVRVTLAACTGFYVFLYALDRPVGATYALFSAVSVAALARIPGTGRQRAAVMLKLLPVACVLVTLGTFLAVRTWTAVAGTLVIGFFLAFVAAAGPRPAGASPGLQLLYILPCFPPYAPDTLGERLTGTVVGLALAVLAEAFVLPDARAPSYAARAAAAARSAARCAAALRGPPYALPADVARQATAAGEAVRPSRVPEAERPAGPGLRERALAHTGLAARTLLARLRALPAPGSGTPPDPPGLALLGSVAAATRETAVLLAGDPAPAEAGAAARALHTARERTAVLQPAAPIDRRRHAALVEIADAALVLGRAADIAVRGRAAVPDTTEGRFWYAGAHPLRLWWIRLAGHAEPGSVHFQNAVRISLALAVARTVAGLDTLPHGFWAMLAVLSLTRTTAVQTRATVRQALIGTFVGALAAGVVLALADGATLPCAILLPPLMLVAFCVGPVRGVGWMQAMFTLVVSVVFAQLSAATWQLAEVRFLDVLIGSVIGMLCGLLAWPKGAHDELGRCVARMLRGAAEQVAATARAVTAGAGTPPAVRDDAEVQHALLLAETAYAQYQGEAQHPAGPGPDWHSALMAGHHVLWGARRVLEAAGEPEPAPDHSAGSRVRSYGAWVADGFAMAAARFDVPRGGRRGEPRAARVKADEGPQPGGPEPSDATRDAPPLFFTVTAWLDSLTADLGRMAAAHAVEDRPGRQP from the coding sequence ATGGGAACGCAGACGCACGACGGCGGGGGCGCCACCGGCGCCGCGCCGCGCACGGCACCCCGCCGTACGGGGCGCCCCGCCCGGGCGCTCGAACGGCTGCGCACCGGCACCGACCCGACGGCCGCCGCCGCGCGCCGGGCCGTCCGCGTCACCCTGGCCGCCTGCACCGGCTTCTACGTGTTCCTCTACGCCCTGGACCGCCCGGTCGGCGCCACCTACGCCCTGTTCTCCGCGGTGTCCGTCGCCGCCCTCGCCCGGATACCGGGCACCGGCCGCCAGCGGGCCGCCGTGATGCTCAAGCTCCTGCCCGTCGCCTGCGTTCTGGTGACCCTGGGCACCTTCCTCGCCGTCCGCACCTGGACCGCCGTCGCGGGCACCCTGGTCATCGGCTTCTTCCTGGCCTTCGTCGCGGCCGCCGGACCCCGCCCCGCCGGAGCGTCCCCCGGACTGCAGCTGCTGTACATCCTGCCCTGCTTCCCCCCGTACGCCCCGGACACGCTCGGTGAACGGCTGACGGGCACCGTCGTCGGCCTGGCGCTGGCCGTACTCGCCGAGGCGTTCGTCCTCCCCGACGCCCGCGCACCCTCCTACGCGGCACGGGCCGCCGCCGCCGCCCGCAGCGCCGCCCGCTGCGCCGCCGCCCTGCGCGGGCCGCCCTACGCCCTGCCCGCGGACGTCGCCCGCCAGGCCACGGCCGCCGGCGAGGCCGTACGCCCGTCCCGGGTCCCGGAAGCCGAGCGCCCGGCCGGCCCCGGCCTGCGCGAGCGCGCGCTGGCGCACACCGGCCTCGCCGCACGCACCCTCCTGGCCCGGCTGCGCGCCCTGCCCGCCCCCGGCTCCGGCACCCCGCCCGACCCCCCGGGACTGGCCCTGCTGGGCTCGGTGGCGGCGGCCACCCGGGAGACGGCCGTCCTCCTCGCAGGGGATCCCGCACCCGCGGAGGCCGGGGCGGCGGCCCGCGCCCTGCACACGGCACGGGAACGGACCGCCGTCCTCCAGCCCGCCGCCCCCATCGACCGCAGGCGCCACGCCGCACTGGTGGAGATCGCGGACGCCGCCCTGGTCCTGGGCCGGGCGGCCGACATCGCCGTCCGGGGACGCGCGGCCGTACCCGACACCACCGAGGGCCGCTTCTGGTACGCCGGTGCGCACCCCCTGCGGCTCTGGTGGATCCGCCTCGCGGGGCACGCCGAACCGGGGTCCGTCCACTTCCAGAACGCCGTACGCATCAGCCTCGCGCTCGCCGTGGCCCGCACCGTGGCCGGACTGGACACCCTGCCCCACGGCTTCTGGGCCATGCTCGCCGTGCTGTCCCTGACCCGCACCACGGCCGTCCAGACCCGGGCCACCGTGCGCCAGGCCCTCATCGGGACCTTCGTCGGCGCCCTCGCGGCGGGTGTCGTCCTCGCCCTCGCGGACGGCGCCACCCTGCCGTGCGCGATCCTGCTGCCGCCGCTGATGCTGGTCGCGTTCTGCGTGGGCCCCGTGCGAGGCGTGGGCTGGATGCAGGCGATGTTCACCCTGGTCGTCTCGGTCGTCTTCGCCCAGCTGTCCGCCGCCACCTGGCAGCTCGCCGAGGTCCGCTTCCTCGACGTGCTCATCGGCAGCGTCATCGGCATGCTGTGCGGACTCCTCGCCTGGCCGAAGGGCGCCCACGACGAACTCGGCCGCTGCGTGGCCAGGATGCTCAGGGGTGCCGCCGAGCAGGTCGCGGCCACCGCGCGCGCCGTGACGGCGGGAGCGGGAACACCACCGGCCGTCCGCGACGACGCGGAGGTCCAGCACGCGCTGCTCCTCGCCGAGACGGCCTACGCCCAGTACCAGGGCGAGGCCCAGCATCCGGCCGGCCCCGGTCCCGACTGGCACAGCGCCCTCATGGCCGGCCACCACGTCCTCTGGGGAGCCCGCCGGGTCCTGGAGGCCGCCGGAGAGCCGGAGCCCGCTCCGGACCACTCGGCCGGCAGTCGCGTCAGGTCGTACGGGGCCTGGGTGGCGGACGGTTTCGCGATGGCCGCCGCCCGCTTCGACGTACCGAGGGGCGGCCGTCGCGGCGAGCCCCGCGCGGCGCGGGTGAAAGCCGACGAGGGCCCGCAGCCCGGCGGCCCGGAGCCCTCGGACGCCACCCGCGACGCCCCCCCGCTCTTCTTCACCGTCACGGCCTGGCTCGACTCGCTCACCGCCGACCTCGGCCGGATGGCCGCCGCCCACGCCGTCGAGGACCGGCCGGGGCGCCAGCCGTAA
- a CDS encoding glycine amidinotransferase yields MPLHSFDEWSPLKEVIVGSALNYTSHERELSFDLFFHDNIAEDNAPATRAEWYYPRLTPAGRPDPGGRGRVAIKQRYVDELAEDVEGIAATLAALSVTVHRPIPVDPATAEVRTPAWSASVVPPLNVRDNTLIAGDEIIETPPMIRSRYFETQFLTPVFQRYFEQGARWTVMPRPLMTDASFDLSYARESTLGGPTEPIADPRPSPYDVGLEMMLDGAQVLRLGRDMVVNVSTANHALACDWLERHLEGRFRIHRVHRLSDSHIDSMVLALRPGTLLVRSRAVAEKLPEALRSWDLIVPPAPMSDDFPRYDDDDLVLTSPYIDLNVLSAGPDTVLVNDACPELMRTLEKHRFTVVPVRHRHRRLFGGGFHCFTLDTVRAAGPEDYLG; encoded by the coding sequence ATGCCGCTGCACAGCTTCGACGAGTGGTCGCCCCTCAAAGAGGTGATCGTCGGATCGGCACTCAACTACACCTCCCACGAACGGGAGTTGTCCTTCGACCTGTTCTTCCACGACAACATCGCCGAGGACAACGCCCCCGCCACCCGCGCCGAGTGGTACTACCCGCGCCTCACCCCCGCCGGGCGGCCCGACCCCGGCGGCCGCGGCCGCGTCGCCATCAAGCAGCGCTACGTCGACGAGCTCGCCGAGGACGTCGAGGGCATCGCGGCGACCCTGGCCGCGCTCTCCGTCACCGTCCACCGTCCGATCCCCGTGGACCCCGCCACCGCCGAGGTCCGCACCCCCGCCTGGTCCGCCTCCGTGGTGCCCCCGCTCAACGTCCGCGACAACACGCTGATCGCCGGTGACGAGATCATCGAGACCCCGCCGATGATCCGCTCCCGCTACTTCGAGACGCAGTTCCTCACCCCCGTCTTCCAGCGGTACTTCGAGCAGGGCGCGCGCTGGACCGTCATGCCCCGCCCGCTGATGACCGACGCCTCCTTCGACCTGTCCTACGCCCGCGAGAGCACGCTCGGCGGCCCCACCGAACCCATCGCCGACCCGCGCCCGTCCCCGTACGACGTGGGCCTGGAGATGATGCTCGACGGCGCCCAGGTCCTGCGCCTGGGCCGGGACATGGTCGTCAACGTCTCCACCGCCAACCACGCCCTGGCCTGCGACTGGCTCGAACGCCACCTCGAAGGCCGCTTCCGGATACACCGCGTGCACCGCCTCAGCGACAGCCACATCGACAGCATGGTCCTGGCCCTGCGCCCCGGCACCCTGCTCGTGCGCTCCCGCGCGGTCGCCGAGAAGCTCCCCGAGGCCCTCCGCTCCTGGGACCTGATCGTCCCCCCGGCCCCGATGAGCGACGACTTCCCCCGGTACGACGATGACGACCTGGTCCTGACCAGCCCCTACATCGACCTCAACGTCCTGTCCGCCGGGCCCGACACCGTCCTCGTCAACGACGCCTGCCCGGAACTGATGCGCACCCTGGAGAAGCACCGCTTCACCGTCGTGCCCGTACGCCACCGCCACCGCAGGCTCTTCGGCGGCGGCTTCCACTGCTTCACCCTCGACACCGTCCGCGCCGCCGGCCCCGAGGACTACCTCGGCTGA
- the dpgA gene encoding 3,5-dihydroxyphenylacetyl-CoA synthase DpgA, which yields MPALARLTGVGTAVPDTTYTQEHLLDAFAITDPRVRSLFRNSAIDRRGLSLPPARPDGTRAVESQGELLRKHRLRGLALGRAAIEACLRDTGATPADVRHLCCVTSTGFLTPGFSALLLRDLGIDTACSRLDVVGMGCNAGLNALGSVAGWARTHPGELALMVCVEVCSAAYVFDGTLRSAVVNSLFGDGAAAVAVTAPAAGRPAPRGPALLRFSSRTIPEAVDAMRYDWDEDHGKFSFALDPLVPYVVGAHAEEALARLLRHSGVLPSRVGHWIVHSGGKKVIDAVRVNLGLTRHDVRHTTGVLRDHGNLSSGSFLFSYQQLAAEDRTRPGDHGVLMTMGPGSTIEMALARW from the coding sequence GTGCCCGCCCTCGCACGGCTCACCGGTGTCGGCACCGCCGTGCCCGACACCACCTACACCCAGGAACACCTGCTGGACGCCTTCGCCATCACCGACCCGCGCGTACGGTCCCTCTTCCGCAACAGCGCCATCGACCGGCGCGGCCTGAGCCTGCCGCCCGCCCGCCCGGACGGCACCCGCGCGGTGGAGTCACAGGGCGAACTCCTGCGCAAACACCGGCTGCGGGGACTCGCCCTCGGCCGCGCGGCGATCGAGGCCTGCCTGCGGGACACGGGCGCCACCCCGGCCGACGTGCGCCACCTGTGCTGCGTCACCTCCACCGGCTTCCTCACCCCGGGCTTCTCCGCGCTGCTCCTGCGGGACCTGGGCATCGACACCGCCTGCTCCCGCCTCGACGTCGTCGGCATGGGCTGCAACGCCGGACTCAACGCCCTCGGCTCCGTCGCCGGCTGGGCCCGTACGCACCCCGGCGAACTCGCGCTGATGGTGTGCGTGGAAGTCTGCTCGGCCGCCTACGTGTTCGACGGCACCCTGCGCTCCGCCGTCGTCAACAGCCTCTTCGGCGACGGAGCGGCGGCCGTCGCCGTGACCGCGCCCGCCGCCGGCCGCCCCGCCCCCCGGGGCCCCGCTCTCCTGCGCTTCTCCAGCCGCACGATCCCCGAGGCGGTCGACGCGATGCGCTACGACTGGGACGAGGACCACGGCAAGTTCAGCTTCGCCCTGGACCCCCTGGTGCCCTACGTGGTCGGCGCGCACGCCGAGGAGGCGCTCGCCCGGCTGCTGCGCCACTCCGGAGTCCTCCCGTCCCGCGTCGGGCACTGGATCGTGCACTCCGGCGGCAAGAAGGTCATCGACGCCGTACGCGTCAACCTCGGCCTCACCCGCCACGACGTCCGCCACACCACCGGGGTGCTGCGCGACCACGGGAACCTCTCCAGCGGCTCCTTCCTCTTCTCCTACCAGCAGCTGGCGGCCGAGGACCGGACCCGACCCGGGGACCACGGCGTCCTCATGACGATGGGGCCGGGGTCGACGATCGAAATGGCCCTGGCCCGCTGGTGA
- the dpgB gene encoding enoyl-CoA-hydratase DpgB, translating into MRTDGTPRRTADGLALTLDVDGTRPLPELTAALDTACDLLEAARPERLVLLLRLLPAPHHPRSWPGEVDVRDVGRWEKAVHRLERQGALALAVATGPCGGPALDLLLATDFRIAAPDLRLLLPVNDGHFWPGLAVYRLARQLGGARARQIVLWGDALGADRALELGLVDQISADLTEAAHTATVLMGRISDRELAVRRALLLEAPSSEYSEAVGAHLAACDRELRRLAATAARTADGDPDGDPDGRFDGRTDGRLEGDPDGPSDAPGARP; encoded by the coding sequence ATGCGGACCGACGGCACGCCGCGCCGCACCGCGGACGGACTCGCCCTCACCCTCGACGTCGACGGCACCCGGCCCCTGCCGGAGCTGACCGCCGCCCTCGACACCGCCTGCGACCTGCTGGAGGCGGCCCGCCCCGAACGGCTCGTCCTGCTGCTGCGGCTGCTCCCCGCCCCCCACCACCCCCGCTCCTGGCCCGGTGAGGTCGACGTCCGGGACGTGGGCCGCTGGGAGAAGGCCGTACACCGCCTCGAACGCCAGGGCGCACTCGCCCTCGCCGTCGCCACCGGGCCCTGCGGCGGCCCGGCCCTCGACCTGCTGCTGGCCACCGACTTCCGCATCGCCGCCCCCGACCTGCGGCTGCTGCTCCCCGTCAACGACGGGCACTTCTGGCCCGGCCTGGCCGTCTACCGCCTGGCCCGGCAGCTCGGCGGCGCCCGCGCTCGGCAGATCGTGCTGTGGGGCGATGCCCTCGGCGCCGACCGGGCCCTCGAACTCGGCCTCGTCGACCAGATCTCGGCCGACCTCACCGAGGCCGCCCACACGGCCACCGTGCTCATGGGGCGCATCTCCGACCGGGAACTGGCCGTACGGCGCGCCCTGCTGCTCGAAGCCCCCTCCTCGGAGTACAGCGAAGCCGTCGGCGCCCACCTCGCCGCCTGCGACCGGGAACTGCGCCGACTCGCGGCCACGGCCGCCCGCACCGCCGACGGCGACCCGGACGGCGACCCGGACGGCCGATTCGACGGCCGCACCGACGGCCGACTCGAAGGCGACCCCGACGGGCCGTCCGACGCCCCGGGAGCCCGCCCGTGA